The Ziziphus jujuba cultivar Dongzao chromosome 1, ASM3175591v1 genome segment CTCGATTAATTTATGCAAGAACAACACTGGTGTTTGACATGGACAAGATTATGAGTTATGAAATTGGAAAAACTCTATATTTTCAACAAAAGAGTGCATGGTTGTGACAAAAAGTTGAGGTATGTATGAATAATAGTTTTACACAAAAATAAAGCTTAAAGACTACTCGTTATCTAAAGCTTTGCTTATAGAATGTTCTAAAACACCATGTATTTTCACATGTTTAGttaattagtttattaattatttgttttcttcGTACTGTTTTGCGAATGGAGGGTCTCCCTGATGATGATAGACATAGTTTTAGTCAAGCATGGTCCTAGGAATGTTGTTTgcttattaaattgaatttcaaaaggTGATTGTGCCATTAGTAAtagtttatatgtttttaaattgagTTAACTGtgatttgttgtttgttgttatGAAAATTGAATGTTTTTTCACCTTTGCTTTTATTGGAAAATGAACTATatcatatataatgtatatctaGGAGATGTAaattattggttttttatttgatgTGTTTGggatttctatttatatatgttgtttgGCCACATATAAATATTGTGTTAACAGCATGTGTTGTTAGCATAAatgttaaaatgttaaaataatggTACCGGTCCCATTATGTCTCATTAAGTTATACATGTTTTGGTAGCATGTGTTGTTAGCATAAATGTTAAAATGTTAAAACAGTTGTACTGGTCTGATTGGTAAAGCAGTTGGATGGAGaccttaaattattattattattattatcatcatcttcatcatcatcatcatcattattattattattattattattttgttgactAATTGTGGCATTATTTGTTATTTGACTAAATGTAGCTTTGTATTGTATTTATATAGGATTAATGGGTTTCTTTTCAATCCATATGTGGTATGGTggtcattttgattttaattcatTTAGGAATTACATGGGTGGGAAAGTgagaatttttgaaaattgtgaTTCCAATACAGCCAACATAATGGACTTGAAAGACATGGTTAAATAGATAGGATACAATAAATTTAAGCTATGGTATTGAAGGCCTCATATCATATTACAGTGGGGTGTGAGACCATTAGAAATTGATGAGGATGCATTGAAGTTGGCTGATTTGAGTAGTAAATATGGAGTGATTGATGTTTATGTCGAGCTTGAGGATAGAGATGAGAATGAACTAATAAATGAAGCAGTTACCATTGGATGAACCAGTTCTTTCACCATTAGATGATTTAGTTGATTTATTACTGGAATCTCCAACCGATGAACTAGTGGATGATGAAACTAGAAGTGAGTTTGTAATGTTGATACAAATGTTGATgtaaaagaagatgatgatactTGATTACATGAAAGGGTTGAAGACCAAGAAGATAAGGACAAAGAAGATGATGACAATGCTTGGTTATATGAGAAAGTTGAGGTCGAAGGCATTGTTAATGTTGGAAATGCTACTGGGAGTTCTGTTAGGAATGCAAAATCAACTGATGTTTGGCAGAATGTTGATAATGCTAGGCAGAATGCTGGTAATGGTTTTGGTAGTTTTGTTGGGAGTGCAGAAGGTAATGCTAGTAGGAAAAATGTTGGGAATGGTGATGGTAGTTTTGCTAGAAGTACAGAAGGTAATGATACTAGAAAAAATGTTGGGAATGGTGTTGGTGGTTCTTTTGGGAATGCCAAAAATGGTCATGCAGTTGGGAATTGTAATGAAGGAAGTGTTGGTAGAGATGAAATTGTAAACAATCAAGCCC includes the following:
- the LOC107424225 gene encoding uncharacterized protein LOC107424225; translated protein: MKQLPLDEPVLSPLDDLVDLLLESPTDELVDDETRSEVEDQEDKDKEDDDNAWLYEKVEVEGIVNVGNATGSSVRNAKSTDVWQNVDNARQNAGNGFGSFVGSAEGNASRKNVGNGDGSFARSTEGNDTRKNVGNGVGGSFGNAKNGHAVGNCNEGSVGRDEIVNNQAPAFVSKNGNSMGEVN